In a genomic window of Echeneis naucrates chromosome 4, fEcheNa1.1, whole genome shotgun sequence:
- the LOC115041732 gene encoding dynein regulatory complex protein 11 has translation MSQRTYNELWAEAQVELSRLLIEDLPAEPPRPEKDRVVFFQRLTMLYVRYIQIFRQLERVYDQLVHPQKRQVIRVILDGVIGRVLELKNEMVEKEFSEYHYMDDVLHDLKLRPADLEIPIPRYFLTECNKELQEQKVMLTNILKMVEFTESPEPVMIKDMSQDEAIKIIQVVERARQGRLRAKLNKESRNMNRMFSTKDTETLSADVAAVCIQKVWKGYIARKKTKIARDEEMIFLGMIMDPKYRVPCPAEITAQANEVHTRTKQTEYEEDYQKSMEAITRQLRDVEGHDISKTMKDQIRQWFIECRDATGSFPDYPDEEDGGSALIFAEKNPQQLVEEIAAKEEEDTNNKPKGKEEKKEKGKKDKGKKEDETEAGLKMLPSAFLSDLELGNKIYIDVWKNRNESKNFSQRHEVELIKEEKRKVIEADIRAQVDEQMRQELADWKLAVDKEKGGKGKGNAKKKKGSKSGKKKKKEKDLTADRTLESLCQELVEQGLLKKANDVRLQDYLGDYSYLGTTLRQNDIEPMPSLSDVRQVLTLYAILPLGSQVVHEKAPLIKAILLTGPGGVGKKMLVHAICRETRANLFDLSPLNTAGKYPGKSGLAMMLHIVFKVARLLQPSVIWIGDAEKMFYKKVPKEEKDLDPKRLKKDLPKCLKLIKGEDRVLIIGTTSDPLSAEIKSLCKMYSKIILIPRPDYGSRYILWMQLIQKQGGEITESLDISSLAKISDGYTPGHMVQVIQAVVTKRRILQQANRPLTAAEFVAPLAKFDPVFQEEEEALKNWYAKTPLGKKRTKAATGKEEEAPVKGKDAKKKGKK, from the exons ATGTCACAGAG GACATATAATGAACTGTGGGCAGAGGCCCAGGTAGAGTTGAGCCGTCTGCTAATTGAGGACCTGCCCGCTGAGCCCCCTCGTCCAGAGAAAGACAGGGTTGTGTTCTTCCAACGTCTCACCATGCTTTATGTGCGCTACATCCAAATCTTCAGACAGCTGGAGAGGGTCTACGACCAGTTGGTCCACCCTCAGAAGAGACAAGTGATTCGGGTAATTCTCGATGGAGTGATAGgcagggtgctggagctgaAGAATGAAATGGTGGAAAAAGAGTTTTCAGAGTACCACTACATGGATGATGTCCTTCATGACTTGAAACTCAGACCT GCAGACCTTGAAATTCCTATACCTCGGTATTTTCTAACTGAATGCAACAAAGAACTCCAAGAACAAAAGGTTATGCTCACAAATATCCTTAAGATGGTGGAATTTACTGAAAGCCCAGAG CCTGTAATGATCAAAGACATGAGTCAGGATGAGGCCATTAAGATCATCCAAGTGGTGGAGAGGGCCCGCCAAGGACGTCTGAGGGCAAAATTGAATAAAGAGAGTAGAAATATGAACAGGATGTTCAGCACAAAGGACACTGAAACACTTAGCGCTGACGTGGCTGCAGTCTGCATTCAGAAG GTTTGGAAGGGCTACATAGCgaggaagaagacaaaaattGCTCGGGATGAAGAAATGATTTTTCTAGGAATG ATCATGGATCCAAAATACCGGGTCCCCTGCCCTGCAGAAATCACTGCCCAGGCCAATGAAGTTCACACAAGGACGAAACAGACGGAATATGAGGAAGACTATCAAAAGTCAATGGAAGCTATCACAAGACAACTCCGGGATGTGGAAGGTCATGACATCAGCAAGACAATGAAAGACCAAATCCGGCAGTGGTTCATTGAATGCCG CGATGCTACTGGATCATTTCCAGACTACCCTGATGAAGAGGACGGTGGCTCAGCGCTCATATTTGCAGAAAAGAACCCTCAGCAG ttagtgGAAGAAATTGCTgcaaaggaagaggaggatacAAACAATAAACCaaaagggaaggaggaaaagaaagagaaggggaaaaaggACAAGGGGAAAAAGGAAGACGAAACT gaagcaggATTGAAGATGCTACCTTCTGCTTTTCTATCAGACTTGGAACTGGGAAACAAAATCTATATAG ATGTTTGGAAAAACCGCAATGAATCGAAAAACTTCAGCCAGAGGCACGAGGTGGAGCTGAtcaaggaagaaaagaggaaagtcATTGAGGCAGACATCCGAGCACAG GTAGATGAGCAGATGAGACAAGAGTTGGCTGACTGGAAGCTAGCTGTGGACAAAGAAAAGGGAGGTAAAGGCAAAGGAAATGCAAAG aaaaagaaaggatctaaaagtggaaagaagaagaaaaaggagaaagatcTAACAGCTGATAG GACTCTTGAGTCTCTCTGTCAGGAGCTGGTTGAACAGGGCTTGTTGAAAAAAGCAAATGATGTCAGGCTGCAGGATTACTTGG GCGACTACAGCTACCTTGGGACAACACTGAGGCAAAATGACATCGAGCCCATGCCATCACTGTCAGATGTGCGTCAAGTCTTAACTCTATATGCAATTTTACCATTAG GCTCTCAGGTGGTACATGAGAAGGCTCCTCTGATAAAGGCCATCCTACTGACAGGCCCAGGAGGTGTAGGTAAGAAGATGCTGGTCCATGCGATCTGCCGTGAGACGAGGGCCAACCTGTTCGATCTGTCACCTCTGAACACAGCGGGAAAGTACCCGGGCAAGAGCGGCCTCGCCATGATGCTTCACATCGTCTTCAAG GTTGCAAGACTTTTGCAGCCTTCAGTGATATGGATTGgagatgcagagaaaatgttctATAAGAAAGTTCCCAAGGAAGAAAAAGAT tTAGACCCCAAGCGGTTGAAGAAAGATTTGCCCAAGTGCCTCAAGCTGATCAAAGGGGAAGATCGTGTTTTGATAATAGGAACAACTAGTGACCCTCTGAGTGCTGAAATTAAATCACTGTGTAAAATGTACAGCAAAATCATTCTTATCCCAAGGCCTGACTACGGCTCACGATACA TCTTGTGGATGCAGCTGATCCAAAAGCAGGGAGGGGAGATAACCGAGTCCCTGGACATCAGCTCTCTTGCCAAGATTTCTGATGGCTACACTCCAGGTCACATGGTCCAGGTGATCCAGGCCGTTGTCACGAAGCGTCGCATCCTGCAACAGGCAAACAGACCCCTGACTGCCGCCGAGTTTGTTGCCCCTTTAGCCAAGTTTGACCCTGTGTttcaagaagaggaagaggcccTTAAA aaCTGGTATGCAAAGACCCCACTGGGGAAAAAGAGGACCAAGGCCGCcacaggaaaggaggaagaagccCCAGTTAAAGGCAaagatgcaaagaaaaaagggaaaaaataa
- the alkal1 gene encoding ALK and LTK ligand 1, whose translation MQVERKWHILLTIFFLLITSGQCMDSKEVKQKERRTLLDLILQVIRDSQQRDKPVPRRCSSGFFTSAQDMKFSSHEKPFYVPRLDNSRLKEIVPRDVNLKGKFIQHFTAGPVKFSSECRTHFHRLYHNTRDCSTPAYYKRCARLLTRLAMSPLCMQS comes from the exons ATGCAGGTGGAGAGGAAATGGCACATACTTTTGACTATCTTCTTTCTGCTCATCACCTCGGGCCAGTGTATGGACAGCAAAGAGGTcaagcagaaagagagaaggaccCTTTTGGATCTAATCTTACAGGTTATCAGAGACAGCCAGCAACGGGACAAACCCGTTCCCAGGCGGTGTAGCAGTGGATTCTTCACTTCAGCCCAAGACATGAAGTTCTCCTCCCATGAAAAGCCTTTCTATGTTCCGAGGCTGGATAACAGTAGACTCAAAG AAATTGTTCCTAGAGATGTAAACCTGAAAGGCAAATTCATTCAGCATTTCACAg CGGGACCAGTCAAGTTCTCGTCGGAGTGCAGAACACACTTTCATAGACTTTATCACAACACGAGGGATTGCTCAACACCAGCAT attacAAAAGATGTGCAAGATTGCTAACACGATTAGCAATGAGTCCACTGTGCATGCAATCGTAG